Proteins encoded together in one Psychrilyobacter piezotolerans window:
- a CDS encoding transposase, producing MSEKYNKYSKETKLKAVKKHLNDGFSYQTIANEMNIKSKTQVKKFKELGDTAFDTENRGRTKGVKKRRTKNNFSSLEEEVEYLRMEVEYLKKLKKITGR from the coding sequence TTGTCTGAAAAATATAATAAATATAGTAAAGAAACTAAATTAAAAGCGGTTAAAAAACATTTAAATGATGGGTTCTCATATCAAACTATAGCTAATGAAATGAATATTAAGTCTAAAACGCAGGTTAAAAAATTTAAGGAACTAGGTGATACTGCTTTTGATACTGAAAATAGAGGGAGGACTAAAGGAGTAAAAAAAAGAAGAACCAAAAATAATTTTTCATCTTTGGAAGAAGAGGTAGAATACCTAAGAATGGAGGTGGAGTATTTAAAAAAGTTAAAGAAAATAACTGGGAGGTGA
- a CDS encoding IS3 family transposase, producing the protein MKTRDKYKVIEELSAKYPIYRLCALSKVSKSGYYKWKNRKIILSNKDIEDLRIKEVLLEAHKKYRGIYGKLRLCAYANLKLNIKINHKRIYRLMKELGIKSVIRKKKYLRKYIPGKSVDNNLKRKFKASEPLEKICMDITYIPLGQKKFLFMNAAKDLYNNEIIACDLSLRNSIKLVQNTIYKILKMPLKKECIIHTDQGFQYTRKEYCDILKMHNVKQSMSRKGNCWDNAPIESFFSHFKSELIYLLKEGIPIEVLKREIHKYMEFYNEERIQLKLKGLSPIEYRKQAF; encoded by the coding sequence GTGAAGACAAGAGATAAATATAAAGTTATTGAGGAGTTAAGCGCAAAATATCCAATATACAGATTATGCGCACTATCTAAAGTCAGTAAAAGTGGATATTACAAATGGAAAAATAGAAAAATAATTTTAAGTAATAAAGATATCGAAGATTTACGAATAAAAGAAGTCTTGCTTGAAGCGCATAAAAAATACAGGGGGATATATGGTAAGCTTAGATTATGTGCTTATGCTAATTTAAAACTTAATATAAAAATTAATCATAAAAGAATTTATAGATTAATGAAAGAACTGGGAATAAAGTCTGTCATAAGAAAGAAGAAATACTTAAGAAAATATATTCCTGGAAAATCTGTAGATAATAATTTAAAAAGAAAATTTAAGGCTTCTGAACCTTTGGAGAAAATATGTATGGATATAACATATATACCTCTAGGACAAAAGAAATTTCTATTTATGAATGCTGCCAAAGACCTTTATAATAATGAAATAATCGCATGTGACTTGAGTCTTCGAAATAGTATAAAACTTGTTCAGAATACAATATATAAAATATTAAAAATGCCTCTAAAAAAAGAGTGTATAATTCATACAGATCAAGGATTTCAATACACTAGAAAAGAATACTGCGATATTCTAAAAATGCATAACGTCAAGCAATCTATGTCGCGAAAAGGTAATTGCTGGGATAATGCACCAATCGAAAGTTTTTTTAGTCATTTTAAATCTGAATTAATCTATTTATTGAAAGAGGGAATACCTATAGAAGTTTTGAAAAGAGAAATACATAAATATATGGAATTTTATAATGAAGAAAGAATACAATTGAAGCTAAAAGGCTTGAGTCCTATAGAATACAGGAAACAAGCCTTTTAA
- a CDS encoding recombinase family protein: protein MEETFTGTTANRPKWIKLKKELKSGDTLIFDSVSGMSRNAIDGIDEYEELHR from the coding sequence ATAGAAGAAACTTTTACAGGAACTACTGCTAACAGACCAAAATGGATAAAACTAAAGAAAGAATTAAAGTCAGGAGATACATTAATCTTTGATAGTGTCAGCGGGATGTCCAGGAATGCTATAGATGGGATAGATGAATACGAGGAGCTCCATCGATAA
- a CDS encoding mechanosensitive ion channel family protein, which produces MEYYIVLTIVFLLLTFAFNFWLNKIEDQNVSSLENKKNMGPIRPKISKFREAFKKTKVKAIENVGMRFTIIKRLVFLLWVLLFVVVIFFPTFTKTSKTTISLLASASTVLLGIASRQLIENIISGVVITFSKQFNIGDTVMIGETYGMVEDITMTHSVIKIWDSKRYVVPNSEMLREKFVNYTLIEPSQWATIEFWISYNEDLNMIKELAVNIADNSQFKKKDEHHSYFWIIEMGEKGVKCWISAMTDSPANGWDFKTDVRTKLCLKFCELGIKPHLTFASLEGKDIKIHPGID; this is translated from the coding sequence GTGGAGTATTATATAGTTTTAACAATAGTTTTTTTATTATTAACCTTTGCCTTTAATTTTTGGTTGAATAAAATTGAGGATCAAAATGTTTCCAGTTTAGAAAATAAAAAAAATATGGGGCCGATTCGCCCCAAAATCTCTAAATTTAGAGAAGCTTTTAAAAAAACAAAGGTGAAAGCCATAGAAAATGTAGGGATGAGATTTACAATAATAAAGAGACTGGTTTTTCTATTATGGGTTTTATTATTTGTTGTTGTAATCTTTTTTCCAACTTTTACAAAAACTTCTAAAACTACTATTTCTTTATTAGCTTCCGCATCTACAGTGCTTTTAGGTATTGCATCAAGACAGTTAATTGAAAATATTATCTCTGGAGTCGTCATTACGTTTTCAAAACAATTTAATATCGGAGATACCGTCATGATTGGAGAAACGTATGGAATGGTCGAGGATATAACTATGACTCATTCAGTCATAAAAATATGGGATTCTAAAAGGTATGTTGTCCCCAACAGCGAGATGCTGAGAGAAAAATTTGTTAACTATACATTGATTGAACCCAGCCAGTGGGCAACTATAGAATTTTGGATTTCATATAATGAAGATTTAAATATGATAAAGGAACTGGCCGTTAATATAGCGGATAACTCGCAATTCAAGAAAAAAGATGAGCATCATTCTTATTTCTGGATAATAGAGATGGGAGAAAAAGGGGTTAAATGCTGGATTTCAGCAATGACCGATTCACCAGCAAATGGATGGGATTTTAAAACCGATGTCAGAACAAAACTTTGTTTAAAGTTTTGTGAATTAGGAATCAAACCGCACCTAACCTTCGCCAGTTTAGAGGGAAAGGATATAAAAATACATCCCGGAATAGATTAA
- a CDS encoding electron transfer flavoprotein subunit alpha/FixB family protein yields MNKILICIEAGNTKYYKDLINISNKIDKNSEIWAVVFSEGIDFENCDIDKIIKVKCLQSDRYNNKVIAEYIKKIHNKENFDYVLFSATVLGRMIAPRVAMELKTGLCADVTEIEKNGEDIVMVRPAFEGKLYASIICDKKPVMMSVRPMMFKEDEKFCNTRTAKIYEDSITSKGSVVIKDKYKKPKSKDIRTSDILVSGGSGIKNQFEKLYTLADNLEGNVSASRWLVDRGYVKRDIQVGQSGKVVSPKLYIALGIHGTSQHVVGLKNVQHLISVNTNKNAPICFISDIVVEGDAVTFIEMLNKRIEENNYNC; encoded by the coding sequence ATGAATAAAATTTTAATTTGTATTGAAGCTGGAAATACTAAATACTATAAAGATTTAATAAATATCTCCAATAAAATTGATAAGAATAGTGAAATATGGGCTGTTGTCTTTAGTGAAGGAATAGACTTTGAAAACTGTGATATAGACAAGATAATAAAGGTGAAATGCTTACAGTCGGATAGATATAATAATAAAGTAATAGCAGAGTATATAAAAAAAATACATAACAAGGAAAACTTTGATTATGTGCTATTTTCTGCCACAGTTTTAGGAAGAATGATTGCGCCGAGGGTAGCCATGGAATTAAAAACAGGGCTCTGTGCTGATGTTACTGAGATTGAGAAAAATGGTGAAGATATCGTGATGGTAAGACCGGCCTTTGAGGGTAAACTCTACGCTAGCATAATATGTGATAAAAAACCTGTAATGATGTCGGTGAGACCAATGATGTTTAAAGAAGATGAAAAATTCTGTAATACAAGAACTGCTAAGATATATGAAGACAGCATAACTTCAAAAGGTTCGGTAGTTATTAAAGATAAATATAAAAAACCTAAAAGCAAGGACATCAGAACCAGTGATATATTAGTCTCAGGTGGGAGTGGAATTAAAAATCAATTTGAAAAACTATATACTCTAGCTGATAATCTAGAAGGAAATGTTTCAGCTAGTAGATGGCTAGTGGATAGAGGTTATGTAAAGAGGGATATCCAGGTGGGGCAATCTGGAAAGGTAGTAAGTCCTAAACTATATATTGCACTAGGTATTCACGGGACCTCCCAACATGTAGTCGGTCTAAAAAATGTACAACACCTTATATCTGTAAACACAAACAAAAATGCACCTATTTGTTTTATATCAGATATTGTGGTAGAAGGAGATGCAGTAACTTTTATAGAAATGTTAAATAAAAGAATAGAAGAAAATAACTATAATTGTTAG
- a CDS encoding electron transfer flavoprotein subunit beta/FixA family protein, whose translation MNIICLIKFVPNIDKFKYNYETNTLIRDGINMILNPHDSCAVELALQLKDKNDDVSITVVTMGSMTALENLKDVVRRGIDKGVLISDKSYAGSDSYVTSTILSEYLKKNDYDLILSGSRAQDGDTGHVGPQVASLLDINQFSDVTQVENIRDNMLDFKVELEDEILTLNSEIPILLSLKNNPKYKLRYPRYKELKKDVTDRIDIIDNKYLSIANEMIGLKGSPTKVIKAEPKQTINKAKKIVKCDNEGIDYVYNYLLERGFIKK comes from the coding sequence ATGAATATTATTTGTTTAATTAAATTTGTACCAAATATAGATAAGTTTAAATACAACTATGAAACCAATACATTGATTAGAGATGGGATAAATATGATTTTGAACCCTCATGACTCTTGTGCTGTTGAATTAGCATTACAGCTTAAGGACAAAAATGATGATGTATCAATAACAGTTGTGACTATGGGAAGTATGACTGCCCTAGAAAATTTAAAAGATGTAGTGAGAAGAGGGATCGATAAAGGAGTACTTATAAGTGATAAAAGCTATGCAGGTTCCGATAGCTATGTTACTAGCACTATTTTATCAGAGTATTTAAAAAAGAATGACTATGATTTAATACTGAGTGGTAGCAGAGCCCAAGATGGTGACACAGGTCATGTAGGTCCACAGGTTGCTTCTCTTCTGGATATTAATCAGTTTTCTGATGTAACTCAGGTAGAAAATATTAGAGATAATATGCTAGACTTCAAGGTGGAATTAGAAGATGAAATCTTGACCTTAAACTCCGAAATACCAATATTACTTAGCTTAAAAAACAATCCAAAATATAAACTTCGTTATCCTAGATATAAGGAATTAAAAAAGGATGTTACAGATAGAATAGATATAATAGACAATAAATATTTATCTATTGCTAATGAAATGATAGGTCTCAAAGGGTCGCCAACTAAGGTAATAAAGGCTGAACCTAAACAGACTATAAATAAAGCAAAAAAAATAGTTAAGTGTGACAATGAAGGAATTGATTATGTATATAATTATTTATTAGAGAGAGGTTTTATAAAAAAATGA
- a CDS encoding MFS transporter yields the protein MKTTNTNRYLQFLLVVLAAGAIYPLIYLRTNYQVTILEVFGITNGQLNSLYTTLGMVFVVGYFPSGWLADRISAKKLLVVSLLCTGLGGLWFAQIPSYINVRIIFAIWGFFSVFTFWGAHLKIVKLMSTKEEEGRFFGILDGGRGAVEALLASIALVIFSTVLGNADDMMLKREALIRVIYMYSFALISLSLLIGIFLKDNQESEEIKIETKKETSKVKRNLVGDVKVVFGNKLVWNLGIIIFMGYTVFWTVYYIGGFLQTNLEVDPITVGLITTIVLWMRPIGGIFGGFIADKIGKAKTLKIAVTCASVLLITISTIPYSTPQMVFFGLFILLAIMLYTIRGLYWSLLGDCRLDAAILGLSIGIISFLGYLPDIIIPKVNTILFGTFGGNMGYNAYFITSAICGITGVIAVTIFQKKSVQTEKTEEELEYTTEN from the coding sequence ATGAAAACAACTAATACCAATAGATATTTACAATTTTTGCTTGTGGTTTTAGCCGCTGGAGCAATTTATCCTTTGATTTATTTAAGAACAAATTATCAAGTTACAATTCTTGAAGTATTTGGGATTACAAATGGTCAGTTAAATTCTTTATATACTACACTGGGAATGGTATTTGTAGTGGGTTATTTTCCTAGTGGATGGTTAGCAGACAGAATTTCTGCAAAAAAACTTCTTGTAGTATCACTGCTTTGCACGGGATTAGGTGGGCTATGGTTCGCGCAGATACCTAGTTATATTAACGTTAGAATAATCTTCGCCATTTGGGGATTTTTCTCGGTATTTACTTTCTGGGGAGCACATTTAAAAATCGTAAAATTAATGTCCACTAAAGAAGAAGAGGGGAGATTTTTTGGAATACTCGATGGTGGTAGAGGTGCTGTAGAAGCTCTACTTGCATCTATTGCTCTTGTAATATTCTCAACTGTCTTAGGAAATGCAGATGATATGATGTTAAAAAGAGAAGCTCTAATTAGAGTAATCTATATGTATAGTTTTGCTCTGATTAGTTTATCCCTTTTAATAGGTATTTTCTTAAAGGATAATCAAGAATCTGAAGAAATTAAAATTGAGACTAAAAAAGAAACTTCTAAAGTAAAGCGTAATTTAGTTGGGGATGTTAAAGTTGTATTTGGTAATAAACTTGTTTGGAATTTAGGAATCATAATTTTTATGGGTTACACAGTATTCTGGACTGTATACTATATAGGTGGATTCTTACAGACTAATTTAGAAGTGGATCCAATAACTGTAGGTTTAATTACAACTATAGTACTATGGATGCGTCCAATAGGTGGAATTTTTGGTGGGTTTATTGCAGATAAGATTGGGAAAGCAAAAACACTTAAAATAGCTGTGACATGTGCTTCTGTATTGCTGATTACAATATCTACGATCCCTTATTCTACTCCACAAATGGTATTTTTCGGATTGTTCATTCTATTAGCTATAATGCTTTATACTATAAGAGGTCTGTATTGGTCTTTACTTGGAGATTGTAGACTTGACGCTGCAATTTTAGGTCTCTCTATAGGTATAATATCATTTCTTGGATATCTTCCTGACATAATTATACCAAAGGTAAATACAATATTATTTGGAACTTTTGGTGGCAATATGGGATATAACGCCTACTTTATAACTAGTGCTATCTGTGGTATTACAGGAGTAATAGCAGTTACTATCTTCCAAAAAAAATCTGTACAGACAGAGAAAACAGAAGAAGAATTGGAATATACAACTGAAAATTAA